A window of Atribacterota bacterium contains these coding sequences:
- a CDS encoding 3-isopropylmalate dehydratase large subunit, with translation MGMTMAEKILKRASGKSHIKAGDYVNANVDLAFIIEGAPIFEILKEANVNRVWDASKVISVIDHAIPPPNKYFAEQYKIVREMLREFDISTAYGERAGICHQIIVEKGHVIPGILILGNDSHTTTYGAIGAAGAGIGYTEMAYLLKKGSIWLKVPQTIKFNLIGKLKHMVMSKDIFLYIAGEYSSEVAQYKAVEFTGDGAHELSIASRMTMSNMGVEIGAKFAFFEADEKTLEFLREKNNLSLKTFKADPDASYEKEFNIDVSSLEPQVAFPHKVDNVKPISEVEEIKIDQAFLGSCTNSRFEDLEIAANILKNRKVHPSVRMVIIPASWEIYSETMHKGLIDIFINAGALIGPPGCGPCCGNHLGILGSGERCIGSHNRNFKGRMGSNKAEIYLGSPATVAASALEGKIADPRTYI, from the coding sequence GCCGATTTTTGAAATTCTTAAAGAAGCAAATGTTAATAGAGTATGGGATGCATCTAAAGTTATAAGTGTGATAGATCATGCTATACCTCCTCCAAATAAGTATTTTGCAGAACAGTATAAAATTGTTCGAGAAATGTTAAGGGAATTTGATATTTCTACAGCTTATGGAGAAAGAGCAGGTATTTGTCATCAGATTATCGTTGAAAAAGGACATGTCATTCCAGGTATACTGATTTTGGGTAACGATTCACATACTACAACATATGGAGCAATTGGAGCTGCTGGAGCTGGCATTGGTTATACGGAAATGGCTTATCTATTAAAAAAGGGTTCTATTTGGCTAAAAGTACCGCAAACTATAAAATTTAATCTTATCGGAAAATTAAAACATATGGTTATGTCCAAAGATATTTTTCTTTATATAGCTGGGGAATATTCTAGCGAGGTAGCTCAGTACAAAGCCGTAGAATTTACAGGTGACGGGGCGCATGAGCTCAGTATTGCTAGTAGAATGACTATGAGCAATATGGGGGTTGAAATTGGTGCCAAGTTCGCCTTTTTTGAAGCAGATGAAAAAACACTTGAATTTCTTAGAGAAAAAAATAATCTATCTCTAAAAACTTTTAAAGCTGATCCAGATGCTAGTTATGAAAAGGAATTTAATATAGATGTTAGCAGTCTTGAACCCCAAGTTGCCTTTCCGCATAAAGTTGATAATGTAAAACCCATAAGTGAAGTGGAAGAAATAAAAATTGATCAAGCTTTTCTTGGATCATGTACTAATTCAAGATTTGAAGATTTAGAAATAGCTGCCAATATATTAAAGAATAGGAAAGTTCATCCTAGTGTTAGAATGGTGATTATACCTGCCTCTTGGGAGATCTATTCCGAGACAATGCACAAAGGATTAATAGATATTTTCATAAATGCTGGAGCCTTAATTGGACCTCCTGGATGTGGTCCATGTTGTGGTAATCATTTAGGTATCCTAGGATCAGGCGAGAGGTGTATTGGAAGTCATAACAGGAATTTTAAAGGTAGAATGGGTAGTAATAAAGCTGAAATATATCTCGGGTCTCCTGCCACAGTTGCTGCTTCAGCTTTAGAAGGAAAAATTGCTGATCCACGGACTTATATATAA